GTCCAGGTCCAGTTCGATGCCGACGCCGCCCTTGCCGGCCATCTCGACGGAGGAAGAGGTGAGGCCCGCCGCGCCCATGTCCTGGATGGCGGCCACGGCGCCGGAGGCCATCAACTCCAGGGTCGCCTCGATGAGCAGCTTCTCGGCAAAGGGGTCGCCGACCTGGACGGTGGGGCGCTTCTCTTCCGAGGCCTCGTCGAACTCGGCCGAGGCCATGGTGGCGCCATGGATGCCGTCCCGGCCGGTCTTGGACCCGAAATAGACCACGGGCAGGCCGGCGGCCGGGGCGGCCGAGTAGAAGATGGCGTCGGCATCCGCCAGGCCCACACACATGGCGTTCACCAGGATGTTGCCGTCGTATCCGCGATGGAAGTTGGTCTCGCCGGCGATGGTGGGCACGCCGACGCAGTTGCCGTAGCCGCCGATGCCCGAGACCACGCCGGCCAGGAGGCGTCGGGTCCGGGGATGGGCGGGGTCGCCGAAGCGCAGGGCGTTCAGGAGTGCGATGGGCCGGGCGCCCATGGTGAAGACATCGCGCATGATGCCGCCCACGCCCGTCGCCGCGCCCTGGTAGGGCTCGATGAACGAGGGGTGGTTGTGACTCTCCATCTTGAAGATGCAGGCCTGGCCATCGCCGATATCCACCACCCCGGCGTTCTCGCCGGGGCCGCAGATCACCAGCGGGCCCGTGGTGGGGAATTTCGACAGGTGCCGGCGGCTCGACTTGTACGAGCAGTGCTCGGACCACATCACCGAGAAGACGCCAAGCTCGACCAGGTTCGGCTCACGCCCGAGGCGCTTCAGGATGAGTTCGTACTCGTCGGGCTTGAGCCCGAACTCGGCGGCCGTCTGGGCCATGGACTGGGGCGCTGAGGTCATGTGCCGCTTCTATCCGGACTCGCGCGCGAGGGCGATAGCCACGGCGATCCGCCGGGTTGACGTCTAACATTTACGTCGTATATTTTCAGCGCAACCTCGGGAGGCCGCCCATGACCGCCATCATCGACAAACGTGTCTGCGCCGAGATCGAGGGCGACTTCGTCCTCTTCCTGATCGGCATGCGGGTGAACCGCCCACTGAAGTTCTGGAAGTGGTGGCCGGTGGCCAAGGCCATGCCGAAGATGATCATCGAGCTCTCCAAGCGGCCAGAGCTCGGCATGCTGCACGCCCGGACCCACTTCGGCTTCCCGAACATCTTCCTGGTCCAGTACTGGCGTAGCTTCGACCACCTCGAGGCCTACGCCCGGTCCCGGGAGCTGGAGCACCTGCCCGCCTGGCAGGCGTTCAACAAATCCGTGGGCTCGAACGGCGACGTCGGGATCTGGCACGAGACCTACCTGATCCGGAACGGCGCCTACGAGAACGTCTACAACAACATGCCCGCCTTCGGCATGGGTGTGGCCGGCGAGCTGCGCGACGCCACCGGCGCCCGGAAGGAAGCGCGGCAGCGCATCCAGGCGGCGGCGGAGACGCCCGAGGCCTCCTGAGGCGCTGGGCGCCTCTCAGAGATTGCCCCTCGCCGCAATGCTGGCTAGCGTCCCCCCCAAAGAAGCTTCGCAGGCGCGGGGCGAACCAGGAGACCTAGATGGCCAACGGGGGCATATTCCGACGTAAGTCCGTCGCCCAGATCCAATCCGAGCATGAGCATGGCGAACTGAAGCGGACGCTGGGGGCGCTGAACCTCACCCTGCTGGGGATCGGGTGCATCATCGGAACGGGCATCTTCGTCCTGACCGGACGGGCCGCCGCCGAGTTCGCCGGCCCGGGCATCATGATTTCCTTCATCATCACCGGCACGCTCTGCGCCTTCGTGGCGCTCTGCTACGCCGAGCTGGCCTCAGTCCTGCCGGTCTCCGGATCGGCCTACTCCTACTCCTATGCCTCGATGGGCGAGATCATGGCCTGGATCATGGGCCTGCTCCTGATCCTTGAGTACGGCCTCGCGGGATCCACCGTGGCCGTGGGGTGGTCCGGCTACCTGGTCAGCCTCCTGAAGGACATCGGAATTACATTTCCTCCCGCACTGACCGCGGCGCCGGGCGTCGAGGTGAAGGACGCAGCTGGGAATGTCGTGGCGACGGGGATCATGAACCTGCCCGCCATGGTCGCCCTCCTGGCCGTCACCGGCCTGCTGGTCCGCGGCGTGACGGAGTCCACGACCGTCAACAACATCGTCGTGGTCATCAAGGTGGCGGTGGTCATCGCCTTTATCGGTATCGGGGCCTTCTATGTGAACCCCGACCTCTGGAGTCCCCTGATCCCGCCGCAGGAGCCGGCCCCGCCCGCCGGCACGCCCATGGACATCTGGAGCCAGATCTGGCGCGCCCTTGCCGGCATTGTCTCGGGCGAAACTGAGTCCCGGTTCGGAGTCAGCGGCGTCATCCACGCGGCTGCAGTGATCTTCTTCGCCTATCTTGGCTTCGAGGCGGTCTCCACCGCCGGGGCCGAGAGCCGCAACCCGGCGCGGGACATGCCGATCGGAATCCTCGCCTCCCTCGCCATCTGCACCGTGCTCTACATCCTCACCTCGGCGGTCCTCGTCGGGATCGTCCCCTACCACTCGCTGGACAATCCCGCGCCCATCGCCCTGGCGGTGAACGAGATCGGCCTGGGCTGGTTCGCCATCCTGGTGAAGATTGGGGCGCTGGCGGGCCTGTCGTCCGTGATGCTGGTCCTGCTCTACGGCCAGACCCGGATCTTCTACACCATGAGCCGCGATGGCCTCCTGCCGGACATCCTCTCGCGGGTCCATCCGAAGTTCCAGACGCCCTGGGTCAACACGGTCGTCGTCGGCCTCCTGGCCTGCGCCGCCGCCGGCTTCATGTCGCTGGACAAGCTGGCGGACCTCTCGAACGTGGGCGCCCTGACCGCCTTCGGTGTGGTCTGCGCCACCGTGATCTACCTGCGGTTCACCTCGCCGGACCTCGCGCGTCCCTTCCGGGTCCCGCTTTATCCGGTGGTTCCGATCCTCGGGGTCCTGATGTGCGGCCTGCTGCTCCTGACCCTGATGCGGACCGAGCACACGCGGAACTTCTTCCTCGGCTACCTGGCGATCGGCATCCTGGTCTACTTCGTCTACAGCATGCGCAGCTCCAAGCTGGGCAAGGGGGTGCTGGTCTCGGGCCATGAGGCCGAGCCCATGGAGTTGCCCCACAAGGACAACTGACCGGGCTGAGATGGCCTGAAACGGAAGGGGCCCCTCCGGATCCGGAGGGGCCCCTTTTCATGTCCGGGATATCCTGCGAGACGACGCCGCGTCAGGCGGTCTCGAGAAGGCTCTGGAAGAGCAGGGCGCCGTCCGCCGAGCCCAGTTCCGCCTCGAAGGAACGGTCCGGATGGGGCATCAGTCCCAGAACATTTCCGGCCCCGTTGATCAGCCCCGCGATGTCGTTCAGCGAGCCGTTGGGATTGTCGGCGTAGCGGAAGACCACCTGGCCCTCGCCCTCGACGCGGGCCAGGGTCTCGGCGTCCGCGAAGAAGGCGCCCTCGCCGTTGCCCACGGTCATCACCGCCTTCCGGCGGCTGCCGAAGGCGCGGGTGAAGCGGGTGTCCGGCCGGACGATGTCCAGCTCCACTGGCTTGCAAACGTACTTCAGGGCGGCGTTGCGCAGGAGGGCGCCCGGCAGGAGGCCGGTCTCGCACAGCACCTGGAAGCCATTGCAGATGCCGACCACGGCCACGCCGCGCCCGGCCGCCGTGCGCACCTCGGCCATGACCGGCGAGAGCGCCGCCATGGCGCCGCAGCGCAGGTAGTCGCCATAGGAGAAGCCGCCCGGCAGGACGATCAGGTCCAGGCCGGCGGGCAGGGAGGTCTCGGTGTGCCAGACCATGTCGACGGCGGCGCCGGTGGAGCGCTCGACGGCGACCTTGCAGTCCCGGTCGCAGTTCGATCCCGGGAAGACGATGACGGCGGCCTTCATGGTCAGGACAGCTCGATCCGGTAGCCTTCGATCACCGTGTTCGCCAGCAGGGTCTCGCACATCTTGCGGACTTCCGCCTCAGCGGCCGCCGGCTCCACCCCGGCGAGATCGAACTCGAGGGTCTTGCCGACCCGGACGTCGGAGACCCCGCCCCAGCCCAGGCCGTGAAGGGCGTTCTCGACGGCCTTGCCCTGGACGTCGAGGACGCCCGGCTTGAGAAACACGTGGACCCTGGCGCGCACTAGTGCAGCCCTCCCTGGATGACGGTCGGCATTTCCTTCATGATCCCGAGGCGCCGCGCGATCTCGGCATAGCCTTCGATGGCGTCGCCCAGGTCGCGGCGGAAGCGGTCGAGGTCCAGCTTCTCGCGGGTCTGGGTGTCCCAGAGGCGGCAGTTGTCGGGGCTGATCTCGTCGGCCAGGACCACGCGGGAGAAGTCGTTCTCCCACAGGCGGCCGAACTCGACCCGGAAATCGATCAGCGAGATCCCCACCGCCCCGAAGGCGCCGTTCAGGAAGTCGTTCACCCTCAGGGACAGGGCCATCATGTCGTCGATCTCCTGGGTCGAGGCCCAGTTGAAGGCGGTGATGTGCTCCTCGGTGACCATCGGGTTCCCGAGCTTCTCGTCCTTCAGGTAGAATTCGATGATGGAGCGGGGCAGGGGCTGCCCTTCCGGCAGGCCGAACCGCTGGGAAAGGGAGCCGGCGGCGGCGTTCCGCACCACCACCTGCAGGGGGATGATCTCGAGCTCGCGGATCAGCTGCTCGCGCAGGTTCAGGCGGCGGATGAAATGGTTCTGGACTCCGATCGTGTTCAGCCGGGTCATGAAGTACTCGCTGATCCGGTTGTTCAGCACGCCCTTGCCCTCGAGGACCGCCCGCTTGGCGTTGTTGTAGGCGCTGGCGTCGTCCTTGAAGTACTGGACCAGGGTGCCGGGCTCGGGCCCCTCATAGAGGATTTTCCCGTGCCCCTCGTAGATCTTCTTGCGGCGGGTGCTCATCGTCGCCTTCTCCAGGCCTCGGGGTCGGTGTGCGTCATCCGGAGACAAAAAGGCGCGGGAGCTGGGACCCGCGCTTGCCCGGACGACTCGACGATCGCGTCCCGTCGAGGCGGGGTGAAACTAGCCGAACCGGGGGGCGTTCGCAAACGGCGCCGCTTTCCATTGCGGACCGGCGGTGCAGCGGATAGACAGCCCTTGTAAAGCCTGTTTTTGGGATCGCCATGACCACCTTTGAAAATCGCGAGCGCGGGTTCGAGAGCAAGTTCGCCCTCGACCAGGAGCAGGAGTTCAAGGCGGCCGCCCGGCGCAACCGCATGCTCGGCGAGTGGGCGGCGGGCCTGATGGGTCTCCAGGGCGACCATGTCGCCGAATACGCAAGGGCGGTGGTGAAGTCCGACCTGGAGCTGCCGGGCGACGACGATGTCCTGCGCAAGGTCTTCGAGGACCTCAAGGGCGCCGGCGTGACCGTTACCGAGGGCGATGTCCGCAATAAGATGGGCGAGTACCTCGCCGTGGCGCGCCAGCAGATCAAGGACGGCAAGTAGGACGCCGCCCGGCGAGGCCCAATCCCGGTCGCCGCAGACCCCCTCCGGCCCGCTGCGCGGTCCACCTCCCCCTTGGGGGAGGAATGATGAGCGAATTGCTCCCCCCAGGGGGAGCTCCCGGCGAAGCCGGGTGAGGGGGTCAATGCCCGTCTCAGGAGACCCCCTCCGGCCCGCTGCGCGACTAGCGGCTGAAGACCCGGGCGAACACCGTATCCACGGCCTTGAAGTGGTAGCCGAGGTCAAACAGCTCGGCGAGTTCCGCGTCCGAAAGGTGCGGGCGGATGTCTGCGTCCGCCTTCAGGAAGCCCAGGAAATCGCCTTCGCCCCGCCAGACCTTCATGGCGTTGGTCTGGACGGCCGAGTAGGCCGCCTCCCGGGACATGCCCTTCTGGGTCAGGGCCAGCAGCACCCTTTGTGAGTGCACCAGTCCGCCCAGGCGGTCGAGGTTGCGCATCATGTTGTCGGGATAGACGACCAGCCGCTCGACCACCCCGGCCAGCCGGCGCAGGGCGAAGTCCAGGTGAATGGTGGTGTCCGGGGCGATGGCCCGCTCGACGCTGGAATGGCTGATGTCGCGCTCGTGCCAGAGGGCGACATTCTCCAGCGCCGGGGTCACCGCCGAGCGGATCAGGCGGGCGAGGCCGGTGAGGTTCTCGGTCAGGATGGGGTTGCGCTTGTGCGGCATGGCGCTCGATCCCTTCTGGCCCGGGTCGAAGGGCTCCTCGGCCTCCAGGACCTCGGTGCGCTGCAGGTGGCGGATCTCCACCGCCAGGCGCTCGATGGCGCTGCCGGCCACGGCGAGGGCGGCGAAGTAGGCGGCGTGCCGGTCACGGGGAATGACCTGGGTCGAGACGGGCTCCACCTCCAGGCCCATCTTTCCCGCCACGTGGGCCTCCACCTCGGGGGCGACGTTGGCGAAGGTCCCGACCGCGCCGGAGATGGCGCAGGTGGCGATCTCCGCCCGCGCGGCCACAAGCCGCTGGCGCGTCCGCTGGAACTCGGCGTAGTGGCCCGCCAGCTTGAGGCCGAAGGTCGTCGGCTCTGCGTGGATGCCGTGGCTGCGGCCGACGCAGGGCGTCATCCGGTGCTCCATCGCCCGGCGCTTCAGGGCCGCCAGCACCAGGTCGACGTCCTCGATCAGGAGGTCGGTGGCCCGGGCCAGCTGGACGGCCAGGGCCGTGTCATTGACGTCCGAGGAGGTCATGCCCTGGTGCAGGAAGCGCGCCTCCGGCCCCACCAGCTCGGTGACGTGGGTGAGGAAGGCGATGACGTCGTGCTTCACCTCGCGCTCGATCTCGTCGATCCGGTCGACGTTGAAGATCACGCCGCGGCCCTTCTCCCAGATGGTCCGGGCGGCTTCCTTCGGGATCACGTCCAGCTCGGCCATCTTGTCGGCGGCGTGAGCCTCGATCTCGAACATGATGGTGAAGCGCGTCTGAGGCTCCCAGATGCGGGCGAATTCGGGGCGGGCGTAGCGAGGGATCATGGCCGGGACTTCTAGGCCGAGGCGGCCCTGGATGCAAAGCCGGCGGCGGCCTCAGCCGGCGGAACCGCCCTTGAGGACCTCGAGGTAGTACTTCCGGAAGGCCAGGGTCGCCCGGTCGGAGCCCACGGAGTGTTCCTCGGAGGGATGCGGGGCCTCCTTGGGCCAGGAGCTCTCGACTACGTCCCGGTCCTCGTCGGCGATCTTCGCGGCGTTGCCCTCGAACAGGCCGGTGAACCCCTTCCATTTCAGGAAGCTGCGGGCGCCGACCACAAAGAGGCGGGTGTGGGTGGCGTCGATGGGCACGACCAGGGCGTGGATCTTCAGCCGCATCCGCGGGATCGGGATGTGCAGGGTCATCATGTTCGGGCGGTGGAAGTCCAGGCGTCCGCCGCTGTCCCGGCCGTCCAGCAGGGCGTGGGTGACGCCGCCGAAGTCGGTGTCCTCCCAGCGGACCTCCATCTCGGAGTCCGGCTTCATGTAGCGGCTGACAAACCTGCCGATGGTCTTGCGGTGGACGAAGGGCAGGTGCGGGCTGTCGAGCATGTTCTCCATGGCCCGCGTCCAGTGGCAGTTCCAGGTCCGCGCCACGATGATCCGGGCGAGGCTGGGATCCGTCAGGGTCTCTGGAACGCAGGGTTCGCTGTCGGGCGGCCCGGCCGGGTCGGTGAAGACCCAGACAAAGTCGCCGATCGCCCGGGCGGGCAGGGCGGTCGCCCCCAGGGTCTCCAGCCGGGCGCGGGGATTCAGGGGAACCCCCTCGTTGGCGCCGTCCGTCCCGAACCGCCAGCCGTGGAAGGGACATTCCAGGCATCCCTCGGGCGTGACTCGGCCGAGGGACAGGCGGACGCCGCGGTGCGGGCAGCGGTCGACGAGGACGCCGGGCTTTCCGTCCGCCCCCAGGAAGACCGCCAGGCGCTCGCCCGCGAGTTGGACGCCCACCGGCCCCGCCGCAAGGCTGCGGAGGGGGACCAGCGGGGTCCAGACCCGGGCGAAGTCCTGGAACATCAGTCCTCGCCGCGGCCCTTCCGGGCCTCAGCAAGGGCCTTCACCAGGCCGATGGAGCCCAGGAAGTAGTGGAAACCGGCCCAGAGGTAGAAGCAGAGCGAGATGATGACGCCCGAGCGGGTCGCCTCCACCAGGCTGACATGACACCGGTCCGCCAGCGCCGCAGACGCACCGGCCGGGGCAGCCCCGCCGGGACAGGCCTGGGCGAAGCTCTCGCCGCCGCCCAGCCCGCCCAGCATCTGGCCGAGGGAGGCGAGAATGCCGTGGTGCGCGCCCTGCGTGAAGTTGAACTGGGCGAAGTGGTCGATGACCCACCCGGTGAAGGGCGGGCCTCCGCCCAGGGCGATCAGGTTCAGGAAGAACAGCATGATCGCCGCCGCCGTTGCCCGCCGCCGGGTCTCCACCATGTTCTGCACGACGCCGAAGGTCGGGCCCAGGTAGACGTAGTGGAAGATGCCGGGGACCAGCAGAATAAGGGCCGCGGCCTGCCAGGACGGCTGCAGGTAGGCGACGATGTAGATCGGCGTTGCGATGGCGAGGCCGATGGCGGGGGTCAGGGCGTACCAGCGGGGGCTGCGCAGGGCGAGCCGGTCGGTCACCACCCCGCCCAGCAGGGTCCCGATGCCCGCCGATATGCCGCCCACCAGACCGGTGATCAGGCCGACCTGGGCGTAGTCCAGGCCGAAGGCACGGGAGAAGTAGGGTGGGACGAACTGGCCGGATCCGTAGGAACCGAAGGAGGCGATGGTCACGCCCAGGATCATGTGAAGCACCGGCCACTTGCCGAACAGGGTCTTCACGATGGCCCACATCTCGCGGAACTCGCCCGCCATCGAGAAGGGCGGCTGCACCGCCAGCGAGGCCCCGCCATCCGCCTCCGAATGTCCCCGGGGCGGTTCCTTGATCATCAGCTTGATGGCGATGGCGATGACGAGGCCCGGCAGGCCCACCAGCATGAAGGCGACCCGCCAGGAGAAGTTCTGGGCCAGCCAGCCGCCCGCCACAGCGCCGAGCATGGTGCCGATGGGGATGCCGAGGGCGTAGACCGCCAGGGCGCTGGCCCGCTTCTTGGGTTCGAAATAGTCGCTGATCAGCGAGTGGGCGGGCGGGTTCAGCCCCGCCTCGCCGAAGCCCACCCCGAACCGGTAGGCCGCCAGCATGGCGAAGCTGGTCGCCGTGCCGCACAGGGCGGTGAAGCCCGACCAGATGACAATGGCCGCCGAGATGATGTTGACCCGGTTGAAGCGCTCGGCAAACCGGGCGATCGGGATGCCCAGGAAGGTGTAGAGGAGGGCGAAATACAGCCCTCCGAGCAGGCCCAGCTGGGTGTCGGTGATCTTGAGGTCGACCTTGATCGCCTGACCGATGGTCGAGATGATCGTCCGGTCGATGAAGTTGAAAGTGTAGGCCGTGACCAGCAGGGTCAGGACCACGGACTTGTAGCTGTTGGTGTAAACTGGTCGGTCCGCAGCCTGCGGCTGCGCATCAAGCGTCGACATGAACTCGTTTCCCCCACGGCGCACGGCCGTTTCCCGGAGGTGACTGTAGCGACTGTCGGCGGGAGGGGAAGGGGGCGGACGCACTTCCTCAGGGCCGCCGGCTCCGGCTAGATGCAGCGCATGGTCGAATGGATCACCGACGACGAGGACCCGCGGATCGCCGACTACCGCGATGTGCGCGAGCGCGACCTTGTGGGCCGCCGGGGCCTCTTCGTCGCGGAGGGCGCCGTGGTCCTGCGCGGCCTCCTCGACAGTCCGTTCGCCCTCACCAGGTCCATCCTGGTGGCGGAGGCCAGGCTGCCCGGCCTGTCGGAACTGCTCGCCAGGGTCCCTCCGGGAACGCCTGTCTTCGCCGCCTCCCAGGCGGTGATGGACACGATTGTCGGCTTCCCGATCCACAGGGGAATTCTCGCCCTGGGCGAGACGCCCCCACCCCGGGACCCGGCCTCCATGCTGTCGGACGTGGGGGCGGGGGGGCTGGTCCTGGCCCTTTCGTGCATCGCCAACCACGACAACATGGGCGGCCTGTTCCGCAACGCCGCCGCCTTCGGTGTCGACGCCGTCGTCCTGGACGCCGGCTGCTGCGACCCCTTCTACCGCAAGGCCCTGAGGGTGTCGGTGGGCGCGGTGCTGCAGGTTCCCCAGGTCCGGCTCCTCCCCGGGGCGGACATGGTCTCGGGGCTCCAGGCCGCCGGCTTCCATGTCCTGGCCCTCAGTCCTTCTGGAACTGAGGACCTGGCCTCCATTGGCGGGGGCGGACGGGTCGCGGTGATCCTGGGCGCCGAGGGGCCGGGGCTGGCCCCGGAGGTCCTGGCGCGTTGTGAGACCGTGCGCATTCCCATGGCGGCCGGATTTGATTCCCTGAATGTCGCCACCACCTCGGGTATCGTGCTCCATCACCTCCGGAGCCGTTCCGGAGACGCAGGATGATCCCGTGATGAACGCCCTCGTGGACCGGCCGGAACTTCGGCTCCTGCTCGCCGTCGGGATCGGCCTGCTGGTGGGCGTTGAGCGGGAGCGCAGCAAGGGCGCCGGGCCGAACCGCGGCGCGGCGGGGCTGCGGACCTTCGCCCTGATCGGCCTGGTCGGCGGCGCCTGCGGCCTCTTCGGCCAGCCCCTGCTCACCGCGGTGGCGGGCCTGTTCGTCGCCGCCGCCGCAGTGGCTTCCTATCGACGCTCGCGCCCCGACGATCCGGGCCTGACCACCGAGGTGGCCATGTTCGCCACCTTCCTGCTGGGGCTCATGACCGCCGACCAGCCCCAGGCGGCGGTGGCGTCGGGGGTGGTCATGGCCGTCCTGCTCGCCGCCCGGGCGCCGCTCCAGGCCCTGGTCCGCGACGTCCTCACGCAAAGGGAGCTGATGGACGGCCTCGCCTTCGCCATCGCCGCCCTGGTCGTCCTGCCCCTCCTGCCAGACCGCGCGGTCGATCCCCTCGGGGTCCTGAACCCGTTCGCGCTCTGGCGCCTGGCGGTGGTCATGATGGGGCTGAGCGCCCTCGGCTACATTGCCCAGCGGCTGGAGGGAGGCCGGCGCGGCCTGCTCCTTGCGGGCCTCGCCGGGGGCTTCGTGTCCTCGACCGCCACGATCGCCGGCATGGCCCGGCGTGCGCGCGAGACGCCTGCGATCACGGCGGCGGCGGCGGCGGCGGGCGTGGCCTCCATGCTTTCGTCCATGGTCTATCTCTCCGTCCTGCTGGCGACCCTCAGGCCGCAGGTCCTGGCCCACCTGGCCCTGCCGCTCCTGGC
The sequence above is a segment of the Phenylobacterium parvum genome. Coding sequences within it:
- a CDS encoding DUF4188 domain-containing protein, with protein sequence MTAIIDKRVCAEIEGDFVLFLIGMRVNRPLKFWKWWPVAKAMPKMIIELSKRPELGMLHARTHFGFPNIFLVQYWRSFDHLEAYARSRELEHLPAWQAFNKSVGSNGDVGIWHETYLIRNGAYENVYNNMPAFGMGVAGELRDATGARKEARQRIQAAAETPEAS
- a CDS encoding amino acid permease → MANGGIFRRKSVAQIQSEHEHGELKRTLGALNLTLLGIGCIIGTGIFVLTGRAAAEFAGPGIMISFIITGTLCAFVALCYAELASVLPVSGSAYSYSYASMGEIMAWIMGLLLILEYGLAGSTVAVGWSGYLVSLLKDIGITFPPALTAAPGVEVKDAAGNVVATGIMNLPAMVALLAVTGLLVRGVTESTTVNNIVVVIKVAVVIAFIGIGAFYVNPDLWSPLIPPQEPAPPAGTPMDIWSQIWRALAGIVSGETESRFGVSGVIHAAAVIFFAYLGFEAVSTAGAESRNPARDMPIGILASLAICTVLYILTSAVLVGIVPYHSLDNPAPIALAVNEIGLGWFAILVKIGALAGLSSVMLVLLYGQTRIFYTMSRDGLLPDILSRVHPKFQTPWVNTVVVGLLACAAAGFMSLDKLADLSNVGALTAFGVVCATVIYLRFTSPDLARPFRVPLYPVVPILGVLMCGLLLLTLMRTEHTRNFFLGYLAIGILVYFVYSMRSSKLGKGVLVSGHEAEPMELPHKDN
- the purQ gene encoding phosphoribosylformylglycinamidine synthase subunit PurQ, whose translation is MKAAVIVFPGSNCDRDCKVAVERSTGAAVDMVWHTETSLPAGLDLIVLPGGFSYGDYLRCGAMAALSPVMAEVRTAAGRGVAVVGICNGFQVLCETGLLPGALLRNAALKYVCKPVELDIVRPDTRFTRAFGSRRKAVMTVGNGEGAFFADAETLARVEGEGQVVFRYADNPNGSLNDIAGLINGAGNVLGLMPHPDRSFEAELGSADGALLFQSLLETA
- the purS gene encoding phosphoribosylformylglycinamidine synthase subunit PurS, with amino-acid sequence MRARVHVFLKPGVLDVQGKAVENALHGLGWGGVSDVRVGKTLEFDLAGVEPAAAEAEVRKMCETLLANTVIEGYRIELS
- a CDS encoding phosphoribosylaminoimidazolesuccinocarboxamide synthase, whose product is MSTRRKKIYEGHGKILYEGPEPGTLVQYFKDDASAYNNAKRAVLEGKGVLNNRISEYFMTRLNTIGVQNHFIRRLNLREQLIRELEIIPLQVVVRNAAAGSLSQRFGLPEGQPLPRSIIEFYLKDEKLGNPMVTEEHITAFNWASTQEIDDMMALSLRVNDFLNGAFGAVGISLIDFRVEFGRLWENDFSRVVLADEISPDNCRLWDTQTREKLDLDRFRRDLGDAIEGYAEIARRLGIMKEMPTVIQGGLH
- a CDS encoding DUF1476 domain-containing protein gives rise to the protein MTTFENRERGFESKFALDQEQEFKAAARRNRMLGEWAAGLMGLQGDHVAEYARAVVKSDLELPGDDDVLRKVFEDLKGAGVTVTEGDVRNKMGEYLAVARQQIKDGK
- the purB gene encoding adenylosuccinate lyase; this translates as MIPRYARPEFARIWEPQTRFTIMFEIEAHAADKMAELDVIPKEAARTIWEKGRGVIFNVDRIDEIEREVKHDVIAFLTHVTELVGPEARFLHQGMTSSDVNDTALAVQLARATDLLIEDVDLVLAALKRRAMEHRMTPCVGRSHGIHAEPTTFGLKLAGHYAEFQRTRQRLVAARAEIATCAISGAVGTFANVAPEVEAHVAGKMGLEVEPVSTQVIPRDRHAAYFAALAVAGSAIERLAVEIRHLQRTEVLEAEEPFDPGQKGSSAMPHKRNPILTENLTGLARLIRSAVTPALENVALWHERDISHSSVERAIAPDTTIHLDFALRRLAGVVERLVVYPDNMMRNLDRLGGLVHSQRVLLALTQKGMSREAAYSAVQTNAMKVWRGEGDFLGFLKADADIRPHLSDAELAELFDLGYHFKAVDTVFARVFSR
- a CDS encoding aromatic ring-hydroxylating oxygenase subunit alpha, yielding MFQDFARVWTPLVPLRSLAAGPVGVQLAGERLAVFLGADGKPGVLVDRCPHRGVRLSLGRVTPEGCLECPFHGWRFGTDGANEGVPLNPRARLETLGATALPARAIGDFVWVFTDPAGPPDSEPCVPETLTDPSLARIIVARTWNCHWTRAMENMLDSPHLPFVHRKTIGRFVSRYMKPDSEMEVRWEDTDFGGVTHALLDGRDSGGRLDFHRPNMMTLHIPIPRMRLKIHALVVPIDATHTRLFVVGARSFLKWKGFTGLFEGNAAKIADEDRDVVESSWPKEAPHPSEEHSVGSDRATLAFRKYYLEVLKGGSAG
- a CDS encoding spinster family MFS transporter, which produces MSTLDAQPQAADRPVYTNSYKSVVLTLLVTAYTFNFIDRTIISTIGQAIKVDLKITDTQLGLLGGLYFALLYTFLGIPIARFAERFNRVNIISAAIVIWSGFTALCGTATSFAMLAAYRFGVGFGEAGLNPPAHSLISDYFEPKKRASALAVYALGIPIGTMLGAVAGGWLAQNFSWRVAFMLVGLPGLVIAIAIKLMIKEPPRGHSEADGGASLAVQPPFSMAGEFREMWAIVKTLFGKWPVLHMILGVTIASFGSYGSGQFVPPYFSRAFGLDYAQVGLITGLVGGISAGIGTLLGGVVTDRLALRSPRWYALTPAIGLAIATPIYIVAYLQPSWQAAALILLVPGIFHYVYLGPTFGVVQNMVETRRRATAAAIMLFFLNLIALGGGPPFTGWVIDHFAQFNFTQGAHHGILASLGQMLGGLGGGESFAQACPGGAAPAGASAALADRCHVSLVEATRSGVIISLCFYLWAGFHYFLGSIGLVKALAEARKGRGED
- a CDS encoding TrmH family RNA methyltransferase, which gives rise to MQRMVEWITDDEDPRIADYRDVRERDLVGRRGLFVAEGAVVLRGLLDSPFALTRSILVAEARLPGLSELLARVPPGTPVFAASQAVMDTIVGFPIHRGILALGETPPPRDPASMLSDVGAGGLVLALSCIANHDNMGGLFRNAAAFGVDAVVLDAGCCDPFYRKALRVSVGAVLQVPQVRLLPGADMVSGLQAAGFHVLALSPSGTEDLASIGGGGRVAVILGAEGPGLAPEVLARCETVRIPMAAGFDSLNVATTSGIVLHHLRSRSGDAG
- a CDS encoding MgtC/SapB family protein translates to MNALVDRPELRLLLAVGIGLLVGVERERSKGAGPNRGAAGLRTFALIGLVGGACGLFGQPLLTAVAGLFVAAAAVASYRRSRPDDPGLTTEVAMFATFLLGLMTADQPQAAVASGVVMAVLLAARAPLQALVRDVLTQRELMDGLAFAIAALVVLPLLPDRAVDPLGVLNPFALWRLAVVMMGLSALGYIAQRLEGGRRGLLLAGLAGGFVSSTATIAGMARRARETPAITAAAAAAGVASMLSSMVYLSVLLATLRPQVLAHLALPLLAGGGVILVLSLLMARHGADPPPGDGVTGRAFDLSSTAFFVALVAGCTLLSRLLELWLGERGVLAGAAATGLADAHAAALSVTGLAAAGKLTDSVAALGVLVALIANMLVKAPTAWVLGGGDMACGSAWAPSS